The Toxoplasma gondii ME49 chromosome XII, whole genome shotgun sequence genome includes a region encoding these proteins:
- a CDS encoding histamine-releasing factor, putative (encoded by transcript TGME49_251680) has product MKVYKDVFTGDELCSDSYAELPPMDDPSLSEVAFEVATKRIVKGAEDYGIADNSEEDGGGVDSTSETVVDVVDAFRLQETPFSKKEFGTYIKGYMQRVKGHLEKNHPDRVDKFMSGAQALVKKILGQFDDFQFFLGESADCEAGVVFAYYKDGEEAPRLIYIRDGLKEEKY; this is encoded by the exons ATGAAGGTCTACAAGGACGTTTTCACTGGTGACGAGCTCTGCTCGGACTCCTACGCGGAGTTGCCCCCTATGGACGACCCCAGCCTCTCGGAAG TTGCGTTCGAGGTTGCAACCAAGCGTATCGTCAAGGGTGCTGAGGACTACGGCATTGCTGACAATAG cgaggaagacggtGGCGGCGTGGACAGCACGTCCGAGACCGTGGTGGATGTGGTCGACGCTTTCCGTCTGCAGGAAACTCCGTTTTCCAAGAAGGAGTTCGGCACCTACATCAAAGGTTACATGCAGCGTGTGAAGGGTCATCTGGAGAAGAACCATCCGGACCGCGTGGACAAGTTCATGAGCGGCGCCCAGGCTCTCGTGAAGAAGATTCTAGGCCAGTTCGACGACTTCCAGTTTTTCCTCGGTGAAAGCGCAGACTGCGAAGCCGGCGTTGTCTTCGCTTACTACAAggacggcgaggaggcgcccCGCCTCATCTACATTCGCGACGGtctgaaggaagagaaataCTAA
- a CDS encoding hypothetical protein (encoded by transcript TGME49_251650), producing MVFDCVRKKRAEEEPVLVSSAGALFPLAARCVSLTRLLRLRCSFAFLPQDTTSRESRKTARAREETAAREAPQKRRSSLWDPRETTSKARALSGGPAENDTNDACWRARASSRLGGVRTAEGGRQDRGFSTSLRKPRGRRKNVQSRPRFACDRGRKK from the coding sequence atGGTCTTCGACTGCGTCCGTAAAAAGAGAGCGGAGGAGGAGCCCGTTCTGGTGAGCTCAGCTGGggctcttttccctctcgctgCCCGCTGTGTCTCCCTAACACGACTACTACGACTACGCTgttccttcgcttttctcccgcAAGACACGACCAGTCGCGAGAGCCGCAAGAccgcgcgcgcgagagaggaaaccgcGGCGAGGGAGGCAccgcagaagcgaaggagtTCTCTCTGGGACCCCAGAGAAACGACATCCAAGGCAAGAGCTTTGTCTGGGGGACCGGCGGAAAACGACACAAACGACGCATGCTGGCGCGCGCGAGCGTCGAGCCGTCTCgggggtgtacgtacagccgaGGGCGGGCGTCAAGATCGCGGCTTTTCCACGAGTCTGCGGAAACCGCGCGGAAGACGGAAAAATGTGCAGTCCAGACCGCGATTCGCGTGCGACAGAGGGCGGAAAAAgtga
- a CDS encoding hypothetical protein (encoded by transcript TGME49_251665): protein MQQVPRAELARLSPFFCSRNSVLHLSESGTLESHACTDTDGGVMLLQNISSRSMRAHPNHFGKRAFHCWQQGNPKLEAADSSSRACSRHAKNECCGAPGPAGTVDSAVATVFLPEVSSELLNGSGNAPDASKAAPVAKAMPATYWSREALELKKLNFSGLAMYTKKNNLYSHTHMQSNEGISVDTGVYVGFFRPFCAKSSI, encoded by the exons atgcaacagGTTCCGAGAGCTGAGCTTGCTCgactttctccctttttttgCTCGAGAAACAGTGTTCTCCACCTTTCAGAAAGCGGGACACTGGAGAgccatgcatgcaccgacaCAGACGGAGGAGTTATGCTCCTGCAAAACATCTCCTCCCGCTCTATGCGAGCACATCCCAATCACTTTGGAAAACGCGCTTTCCACTGCTGGCAGCAAGGCAATCCGAAACTTGAGGCAGCAGATTCCAGTTCTCGCGCTTGTTCTCGTCACGCAAAAAACGAATGCTGCGGGGCTCCAGGACCTGCCGGGACCGTGGACAGTGCTGTAGCGACTGTGTTTCTTCCGGAGGTCTCGAGCGAGCTGTTGAACGGCAGTGGAAACGCACCAGACGCTTCTAAAGCAGCTCCAGTCGCTAAAGCTATGCCTGCAACGTACTGGAGTAGAGAGGCACTGGAACTGAAAAAGCTGAACTTCTCAGGACTTGCGATGTatacgaaaaaaaacaatCTCTACAGTCacacgcacatgcagagcaaTGAAGGAATATCCGTAGATACAGGTGTTTACGTAG GTTTTTTCCGGCCATTCTGTGCAAAGTCGTCGATCTGA
- a CDS encoding slc30a2 protein (encoded by transcript TGME49_251630~Predicted trans-membrane domain (TMHMM2.0):473-496:502-525:539-562:760-783:787-810), which yields MPFSCFVFSQFLRFLRPEFFLGDVSPQGSLISREFSLGPTASLAVLWDERFLDGFLSSARLCLLLDDARRLGRTSRREKSFVLSSRGDETVRSPQGRQVHSPGFAPTVDNETASVASHISRAPRVSSKLHCSCTLRPVFFSALSRLSDFVVSSLLFCVSCSFASSALRSLPRVFSSRLSRAMPRSKKRGGAAKPPSAFSSLVSEMKEIPSPRSRSPSDPDSSSRPCASFLRSCEESLREEAATAATTVPQLSAASSSCCSRSNSSSMQTAEGRVVASPDLAEEEGVSPSRRVHSSQKRGNAGVHERRAEATCCAPRDRHGGDRPASSASFLTCDGSSRELRMQSLLPDATGGRPVAAAAHLAPCCRVPPSDASTPRSRLGQEGLERELASFPEVDEHWPHRLAETHSACSRGHRNPRAVQRHSLGDCGLRGGDTRRCCSGAEKARRESCCEADRTTEAGEGRETGTQRARRKLVMASMVCCVFMFVEIVAGVLANSLALMTDASHLLSDLCAFLISLFALWVSELKGNPSMSFGYHRAEILGALLSVFLIWVLTAVLIYAACFRLVDPPQVDGELMFWTALLGTLANLFMTHILKVHSHGIGQVHAHSCCGEETFEPLRNLQASSSSPEKPEESPASRASQAGRLAWDPEVSPAGRDAEAGRDAEAGRAAEAGRDAEAGRGGEVGRGGEVGRDAETGRGGEVGRGGEVGRGGEVGRDEKPRRPFSASSAGSTAASGDIYVRLEEDMDSERNYENMNLRAAYIHALGDLLQNIGVMIASALIWWRPDWAIADPICTFIFSIFVLFTTLSILKEALNVLMEGTPVGIDARALQEDLLLLPGVVEVHDLHVWSLSVGKPSLACHVVVENEDVARSVLRKATVLCQRKYAILHTTIQTDFSSDKRTCETEAHQKCSDPMKVFRR from the exons gactgcgtctctcgctgttctgtGGGATGAGAGATTTCTCGacggttttctctcctcggctCGTCTGTGCCTTCTGCTCGACGACGCTCGCAGACTCGGAAGAACatcgagacgcgagaaatCCTTCGTCTTGAGCTCTCGAGGCGACGAAACTGTACGTTCACCTCAGGGAAGGCAAGTGCATTCGCCTGGCTTTGCGCCGACCGTCGACAACGAGACTGCGAGCGTCGCATCTCACATCTCTCGCGCGCCGAGAGTCTCGTCAAAACTGCATTGCTCCTGCACTCTGCGccctgtttttttctccgctctctctcgtctgtccgACTTtgttgtttcctctctcttgttctgcgtgtcttgctctttcgcttcctctgctctgcgttcgctgcctcgcgtcttcagctctcgcctttctcgcgccATGCCGCGTTCCAAGAAGCGCGGCGGCGCAGCCAAGCCGCCCTCagcgttctcctctctggtGTCGGAGATGAAGGAAAtcccttcgcctcgctcgcGATCTCCGTCGGATCcggattcttcttctcgtccgtgtgcctcttttctccggtcTTGCGAGGAATCTCTTCGCGAAGAGGCGGCGACTGCAGCGACAACAGTGCCGCAGCTGTCGGCTGCCTCATCGAGCTGTTGCTCGCGCAGCAACAGCTCGTCGATGCAAACAGCCGAAGGTCGAGTTGTTGCGTCTCCCGATctcgcagaagaggaaggcgttTCCCCGTCCAGGCGAGTCCACAGTTCGCAGAAGCGCGGCAACGCAGGCGTCCACGAGCGACGCGCGGAGGCGACCTGCTGTGCGCCGAGGGACAGGCATGGAGGAGACCGACCTGCTTCGTCAGCGTCTTTCCTCACCTGCGATGGAAGTTCGCGAGAgctccgcatgcagagcctTCTGCCCGACGCGACCGGAGGTCGACCTGTCGCAGCAGCCGCTCACCTCGCGCCCTGCTGCCGAGTCCCGCCGAGCGACGCTTCCACACCTCGAAGCCGCCTAGGCCAGGAAGGCCTCGAACGCGAACTGGCCTCCTTTCCCGAGGTCGACGAACACTGGCCTCACCGCCTCGCAGAGACgcacagcgcatgcagccgcggcCATCGCAACCCCCGTGCAGTCCAAAGGCACAGCCTCGGCGACTGCGGCCTGAGGGGTGGAGACACCCGACGATGCTGCAGcggagcagagaaggcgagacgggaGAGCTGCTGCGAGGCCGACCGGACGACGGAGGCcggagaaggacgcgaaaCCGGGACTCAGCGCGCGCGGAGGAAACTCGTCATGGCCTCCATGGTCTGCTGCGTCTTCATGTTCGTCGAAATCGTCGCGGGCGTCCTCGCGAACTCCCTCGCCCTCATGACCGACGCCTCGCACCTCCTCTCCGACCTGTGCGCCTTCCTCATCAG tctgttTGCCCTGTGGGTTTCGGAGTTGAAGGGGAATCCGTCGATGTCTTTCGGCTACCACCGCGCGGAGATTCTGGGGGCGTTGCTCTCGGTATTTTTGATCTGGGTGTTGACGGCTGTGTTGATCTACGCGGCCTGTTTCCGGCTGGTGGATCCTCCCCAAGTCGACGGCGAACTGATGTTCTGGACGGCGCTCCTCGGGACTCTGGCGAACCTCTTCATGACGCACATTCTGAAGGTGCATTCGCATGGCATCGGGCAAGTCCACGCGCACAGCTGCTGCGGCGAAGAGACCTTCGAGCCGCTCCGGAACCTCCAGGCCTCAAGCAGCAGTCCCGAGAAGCCGGAAGAGAGTCCGGCGTCACGGGCCTCCCAGGCTGGACGTCTCGCCTGGGATCCTGAGGTTTCCCCCGCCGGACGCGACGCAGAGGCCGgacgcgacgcagaagccggACGCGCCGCAGAGGCCGGACGCGACGCAGAGGCCGGACGCGGTGGAGAGGTAGGACGCGGTGGAGAGGTAGgacgcgacgcagagaccgGACGCGGTGGAGAGGTAGGACGCGGCGGAGAGGTAGGACGCGGCGGAGAGGTAGGACGCGACGAGAAGCCGCGAAGGCCTTTCAGCGCCAGCAGTGCAGGAAGTACGGCCGCTTCTGGGGACATCTACGTCCGTCTCGAGGAGGACATGGACTCGGAGAGAAACTACGAAAACATGAATCTCAGAGCTGCGTACATCCACGCCCTCGGTGACCTCCTTCAAAACATCGGAGTGATGATCGCCTCTGCCCTCATTTG GTGGCGGCCGGACTGGGCTATCGCCGACCCAATTTGCACCTTCATTTTCTCcatctttgttctcttcacGACACTGTCGATCCTCAAAGAA GCCTTGAACGTCTTGATGGAGGGAACGCCTGTGGGGATCGACGCGCGAGCGCTGCAGGAAGAtttgctgcttcttccgggAGTCGTCGAGGTCCACGATCTGCATGTTTGGTCGCTCTCTGTGGGGAAGCCTTCGCTGGCCTGTCATGTTGTCGTCG AAAATGAAGACGTCGCCAGGAGCGTCTTGAGGAAGGCAACCGTTCTTTGCCAGCGCAAGTACGCGATTCTTCACACGACAATTCAG ACGGACTTTTCGTCGGACAAGAGGACCTGTGAAACTGAGGCACATCAGAAGTGCAGCGATCCCATGAAAGTTTTCCGCCGCTAG
- a CDS encoding hypothetical protein (encoded by transcript TGME49_251660~Signal peptide predicted by SignalP 2.0 HMM (probability 0.996) with cleavage site probability 0.547 at residue 20): MKHALLFPAYLVAVAGYLLASPAKASLADLLAEAEIAQELQRENLRDAGPAATATEARVQEAEQPDEVSGVFKKLPEADQPQEKAEAQEVTSEREEAEEAEEEAEEEEEHRSKQEASRGFEEAPEHQVEDVKMIEAEEGGFGGVEHSEEASGQKKKRRTSD, translated from the coding sequence ATGAAGcatgcgcttctcttccccgcCTACCTCGTGGCGGTGGCCGGCTacctcctcgcttctcctgcgAAGGCCTCTCTCGCGGACTTGCTTGCCGAAGCTGAAATTGCGCAGGAGTTGCAGCGAGAGAACTTGCGCGACGCCGGCCCTGCAGCAACCGCCACGGAAGCGCGTGTGCAAGAGGCGGAACAGCCGGACGAAGTTTCCGGTGTCTTCAAGAAGCTCCCAGAAGCCGACCAGCCTCAAGAGAAGGCTGAGGCGCAAGAAGTCACTTCTGAGagggaggaagcagaggaagcagaggaggaagcagaggaggaggaggagcaTAGATCTAAACAGGAGGCGAGCCGTGGGTTTGAGGAAGCTCCAGAGCACCAAGTGGAAGACGTCAAGATGAtcgaggcggaggagggGGGATTCGGAGGCGTCGAGCACTCTGAGGAGGCATCTgggcagaaaaagaaaagaaggaccTCCGACTAG
- a CDS encoding seryl-tRNA synthetase, cytoplasmic, putative (encoded by transcript TGME49_251690), which produces MTIDVNLLRAEKGGDPALVRDSEVRRGRSGEVVDQAVAVDKKWRENLFQLEQLKKELNAVNKEIGQRKKKDAKDPCQDLLAKSAELKQRLPTIEAAATEAEEKRESLLHKIGNIVHKSVPVSNDEVNNQVVRTWGTFDRNLKIDGTPGRMHHHQILARLGGVDFKKGVEAAGHRGYFLKGAGMLLNLALAQYGLAFLLRKGYTPVQPPFFMRKEVMARAAELKDFEETLYRIPHNQTGGSADSKEGAEKNGEKKNEKDADRDDLFLIATSEQPLCSLHMNETLEEKELPIRYAGYSSCFRKEAGSHGKDCWGIFRIHQFEKVEQFCITTPEESWKMHEDMIGMAEEFYQTLELPYRVVSIVSGALNDAAAKKYDLEAWFPGYGDFRELVSCSNCTDYQARALDIRLAHKSSSAKGADRNEKAHVHMLNGTLVATQRCLCCILENYQTPLGVKVPRVLVPYMGGAEFLPFVDAGEESVKKESA; this is translated from the coding sequence ATGACAATCGATGTGAACCTTTTGCGCGCGGAGAAGGGCGGCGACCCCGCGCTGgtgcgagacagcgaagttCGGCGCGGGCGTTCCGGCGAGGTGGTTGACCAGGCAGTGGCGGTGGACAAGAAATGGCGAGAGAATTTGTTTCAGTTggagcagctgaagaaggagttGAACGCAGTGAACAAGGAAATCGGtcagcggaagaagaaggacgccaAAGATCCGTGCCAAGACCTGCTGGCGAAGAGCGCAGAGCTCAAGCAGCGCCTGCCGACGAtcgaggcggcggcgacggaggcggaggaaaAGCGCGAGAGTCTGCTCCACAAAATCGGCAACATCGTTCACAAATCTGTGCCTGTTTCCAACGACGAAGTGAACAACCAAGTCGTGAGGACGTGGGGTACCTTCGACCGGAACCTGAAGATCGACGGGACGCCCGGCcgcatgcaccaccaccAGATTCTTGCTCGTCTCGGCGGCGTGGACTTCAAAAAAGGTGTAGAAGCCGCGGGACACAGGGGGTACTTCCTGAAGGGTGCAGGCATGCTGTTGAACCTCGCTCTCGCGCAGTATGGCCTGGCGTTCCTCCTCCGCAAGGGATACACTCCGGTGCAGCCTCCCTTTTTCATGCGGAAGGAAGTGATGGCACGTGCAGCGGAGCTGAAGGACTTCGAGGAGACGCTCTACCGGATCCCGCACAACCAGACAGGAGGTTCTGCGGACAGCAAGGAAGGCGCCgagaagaacggcgagaagaagaacgagaaggacgccGACCGCGACGACTTGTTCCTCATTGCGACTTCCGAGCAGCCTCTCTGCAGTCTGCACATGAACGAAACgctggaagagaaagagctgCCAATCCGCTACGCTGGGTACAGCTCGTGCTTCCGCAAGGAGGCGGGGTCGCACGGCAAGGACTGCTGGGGCATTTTCCGGATTCACCAGTTCGAGAAAGTCGAGCAGTTTTGCATCACGACTCCTGAGGAGTCCTGGAAGATGCATGAAGACATGATCGGCATGGCCGAGGAGTTCTACCAGACGCTGGAACTCCCCTACCGCGTGGTCTCAATCGTCTCAGGTGCTCTCAACGACGCGGCCGCGAAAAAGTATGACCTCGAGGCGTGGTTCCCCGGCTACGGAGACTTCAGAGAACTCGTCTCTTGCTCCAACTGCACGGACTACCAGGCGCGAGCGCTCGACATTCGTCTTGCGCACAAAAGCAGCTCGGCAAAGGGCGccgacagaaacgagaaagcaCACGTCCACATGCTCAACGGCACGCTTGTCGCCACGCAGCGatgtctctgctgcatctTGGAAAACTATCAAACCCCTCTGGGTGTGAAAGTCCCCCGCGTCCTCGTCCCCTACATGGGAGGCGCGGAGTTCCTCCCCTTCGTCGACGCCGGCGAGGAGTCCGTCAAGAAGGAAAGCGCCTAA
- a CDS encoding werner helicase interacting protein 1, putative (encoded by transcript TGME49_251670): MEETSSEEQRTRETIVIDSDDEEPADHGALLGEGEASVPGDRRMQRRCSGETQRPVCVDPSRPERQDDAEHESADEVEEDELLLPLDQQIEWIAEEDACTMPRLLFVWNAREQSFEPVSHPTEEHRKLATYEVRLSQHPPWLLSPAKIPLSSSSSLSSSVSSSLSSSLSSSDSSSVSSSLSSSLSSSDSSSVSSSLSSSLSSSVCSRASSFSQSPPVCSSSLVLEVPSSGVRIRGMPSWFSVSPERRSRETVNALWRQVVRHAQVYRSLESANSSFGRLSSSSATALGGVSPSVSSAPPASPVSEAVPASPGACSDEMRFLYPPWLYLSPGVLPSPAHARSVWAQVLRDVAAFLEKKRGEKKDQHAHSQGEDATHAEATGERQSLDASSPLRGERNSKVLGGKKETASRDTRTEVKPDCPRGGEARLKSEQSPFPEVSVKRETGRQASFVTTLLQNANRTKAMKSRPLASLSHSPSSSAAALSFAANALAKKARPRDGDSREEGDGRPFFLPKKKMFLANADGRHRASTGAASAAPRGPAAAQLMPFASLESQAVAAAQKQRDGEHPLLAVQSDIRRFDKNARDSSLPADRRGDPGRRDAVSVPLAERLRPASLEEYVGQRGCIQGGRGSIRELLEAGHLPSLILWGPPGCGKTTIALLAGRSVGKKNSALSLPPPVFKKMSAVTCGVNDVRKVVQEALTLRATTKQKTVLFLDEIHRFNKAQQDALLPHVETGTITLIGATTENPSFEVNRALLSRCRVCKLEPLTEEDLTTILQRAAKEENVTITEAAVRVICRLADGDARRALNMLENAIHHERTANENKATNDAESSTSLADPLVTSSFSPSSSSSPCSSSPSCPSASSTSASSTSSMASSSSSMACSGKDGVSAGSEGLVVDVASLESTATKSHLLYDKNRDSYYDLISALHKSVRGSDEHAAVYYLTRMLEAGEDPLKIARRIVRMASEDIGLADPAALSLCVAAYQASHFTGMPECSTALTMAVIYLCKCPKSNAVDLAYSKAKSLVLEYPDAPVPLHIRNAPTKLMSQLGYGRGYVHTNQPEATLPQFQSRAFRAQTYLPEVLLGTQIVPNISRPSARGGWTP; the protein is encoded by the exons aTGGAGGAGACTTCGAGCGAAGAGCaacgaacgcgagagacgatCGTGATCGActccgacgacgaagagcctGCAGATCACGGCGCCCTGCTCGGGGAGGGAGAGGCGTCAGTGCCAGGCgatcgacgcatgcagaggagatgcagcggagaaacgcagaggccAGTCTGCGTCGATCCTTCGCGGCCCGAGCGGCAGGACGACGCAGAACATGAGAGCGCCGACGAGGTGGAAGAGGACGAGCTCCTCCTTCCACTCGACCAACAAATCGAGTGGATCGCAGAGGAGGATGCATGCACCAtgccgcgtcttctcttcgtctggaaCGCTCGAGAACAGTCCTTCGAGCCTGTGTCTCACCCCACAGAGGAACATCGCAAACTGGCCACCTACGAAGTCCGTCTCTCTCAACATCCACCCTGGCTGCTCTCTCCAGCCAAAATACCCttatcttcctcttcttctctctcttcttctgtctcttcttctctctcttcttctctctcctcttctgactcttcttctgtctcttcttctctctcttcttctctctcctcttctgactcttcttctgtctcttcttctctctcttcttctctctcttcttctgtctgttctcgcgcttcttccttctctcagtCACCGCCGGTTtgcagttcttctctcgttctggAAGTCCCCAGTTCTGGAGTTCGCATTCGCGGGATGCCGTCGTGgttttccgtttctccggAGCGTCGCTCGCGGGAGACCGTGAACGCTCTCTGGCGACAAGTCGTGCGACATGCGCAGGTGTACCGCTCGCTCGAGAGCGCGAACAGCAGCTTCggccgtctttcttcttcgtctgcgacCGCTTTGGGAGGCGTTTCGCCATCCGTCTCTTCAGcgcctcctgcctctcccgTTTCGGAGGCTGTGCCCGCGTCcccaggtgcatgcagcgatgaAATGCGGTTTCTGTACCCTCCCTGGCTGTATCTGTCGCCAGGAGTTCTGCCTTCGCCTGCGCATGCGCGAAGCGTGTGGGCGCAGGTCCTTCGCGACGTTGCTGCctttctggagaagaaaagaggagagaaaaaagaccaGCATGCCCACAGtcaaggagaagacgcaacgcatgcggaagcgacaggagagCGGCAATCGCTggacgcttcttcgcctctgcgcggagagagaaactcgaagGTCTTGGGAGGCAAAAAAGAAACGGCAAGTCGAGACACACGCACTGAAGTGAAGCCTGACTGTCCGCGAGGCGGGGAGGCGCGACTCAAGTCCGAgcagtctcctttccccGAAGTATCcgtgaaaagagagacaggacgacAAGCTTCCTTTGTGACAACTCTGTTGCAGAACGCAAACAGGACAAAGGCTATGAAATCCaggcctctcgcctcgcttTCTCACTCACCCTCCTCTTCCGCTGCTGCGCTGTCCTTTGCCGCAAACGCACTGGCGAAGAAGGCCAGACCACGAGACGGAGACTCGCGGGAGGAGGGTGACGGTCGACCGTTTTTCCTtccaaagaagaagatgttTCTCGCCAACGCAGACGGCCGGCACCGCGCGTCGACGGGTGCAGCATCTGCAGCGCCGCGAGGGCCTGCAGCGGCGCAGCTGATGCCCTTCGCTTCGCTGGAGTCCCAGGCGGTCGCGGCGGcgcagaaacagcgagacgGCGAGCACccgcttctcgctgttcaGAGCGACATTCGCAGATTCGACAAGAACGCAAGAGACAGTTCGCTTCCGGCAGACAGGCGTGGAGATCCTGGCCGCCGAGACGCGGTGTCTGTGCCTCTGGCCGAGCGCCTACGACCTGCA TCACTGGAGGAATATGTTGGACAAAGGGGATGCATCCAGGGAGGTCGGGGATCGATCCGAGAGCTGCTTGAG GCTGGTCACTTGCCTTCGCTGATTCTCTGGGGTCCGCCAGGGTGCGGCAAGACGACCATTGCGCTTCTCGCCGGCCGGAGCGTCGGAAAAAAGAattctgctctttctctgcctcctcccgTCTTCAAGAAAATGTCTGCTGTGACTTGCGGAGTGAACGATGTGCGGAAG gtCGTTCAAGAGGCGCTCACGCTCCGGGCGACGACTAAGCAGAAAAcggttctctttctcgacgaGATCCATCGATTCAACAAG GCGCAACAAGATGCCCTACTGCCTCACGTCGAGACTGGCACGATCACTTTAATCGGAGCGACGACTGAAAATCC GTCGTTCGAAGTCAATAGGGCGCTTCTTTCGAGATGTCGTGTGTGTAAACTGGAGCCTCTCACTGAAGAGGACCTCACGACTATTCTGCAGCGCgctgcgaaagaagaaaa cGTGACGATCACCGAGGCAGCCGTCCGCGTGATATGCA GACTCGCCGACGGCGATGCCAGACGCGCACTCAACAT GCTGGAGAATGCGATTCATCACGAACGGACAGCGAACGAAAACAAAGCTACGAACGACGCAGAGTCTTCAACAAGCCTCGCTGACCCTCTCGtcacttcttctttctctccttcctcttcctcctctccttgctcgagttctccttcctgcccttctgcctcctcgacGTCCGCGTCCTCCACTTCCTCCATGGCTTCTTCGAGTTCTTCCATGGCTTGTTCTGGAAAGgacggcgtctctgctggcAGCGAAGGCCTCGTCGTCGACGttgcttctctggagagcaCAG CAACGAAATCGCATCTTCTCTATGACAAGAATCGGGACAGCTACTACGATTTGATTTCCGCGCTCCATAAGAGTGTTCGTG GAAGTGACGAGCATGCTGCGGTGTATTACCTGACGCGCATGCTAGAAGCCGGCGAAGATCCCCTCAAGATCGCTCGCCGTATTGTTCGCATGGCATCTGAG GATATCGGACTCGCAGACCCTGCAGCTCTGTCACTCTGTGTCGCCGCCTATCAGGCCTCACACTTCACAGGCATGCCTGAATGTTCAACCGCTCTGACTATGGCCGTCATCTATTTATGCAAATGCCCCAAGTCCAATGCCGTGGACCTCG CTTACAGCAAGGCCAAGAGCCTCGTCCTGGAATATCCCGATGCGCCTGTTCCTCTCCATATTCGAAATGCTCCCACAAAGCTCATGTCTCAGCTTGGGTACGGTCGTGGATACGTTCACACCAACCAGCCTGAGGCAACTTTGCCGCAGTTCCAGTCTCGCGCGTTTCGCGCTCAAACGTACCTGCCTGAGGTTCTTCTCGGCACCCAAATTGttccgaatataagccggCCCTCAGCTAGGGGTGGGTGGACTCCGTAG
- a CDS encoding ubiquitin-conjugating enzyme subfamily protein (encoded by transcript TGME49_251640~Predicted trans-membrane domain (TMHMM2.0):243-266), translated as MSRDKGGGRGAFLGPGRLAREFSLLQRQGGVPHAQLQPDMNDTLTWHFVLHDLPADSPYHGGVYHGKLVFPPNYPFEPPSIFMLTPSGRFEVNKRICMSMSDFHPESWNPSWRLETLVTAFLSFMLDAGDAATHGSVSMSFAQRRRLALQSFSENKKHKNFAAMFPDFVDDSKYDPARGFSLSGVSPAAGKSEAASKRNAIAGEPQGSQRGPPTQEPGAMHRESERAAERGEGGRKGGWCRERSLATTLLLVLIVGTSVAALLWRFRAFLQHDDR; from the exons ATGTCCCGCGACAAGGGAGGAGGCCGAGGCGCCTTCCTCGGTCCCGGCCGCCTTGCGCGCGAGTTTTCGCTTTTGCAGAGGCAGGGCGGCGTGCCGCATGCGCAGTTACAGCCGGATATGAACGACACACTGACTTGGCACTTCGTCCT acacgACCTCCCTGCGGACTCCCCTTACCACGGAGGCGTCTACCACGGCAAGCTG gTTTTTCCTCCCAACTATCCTTTCGAGCCTCCGTCGATCTTCATGCTCACGCCCAGTGGACGCTTCGAGGTCAACAAACGCATCTGCATGTCCATGAGCGACTTCCACCCT gaGTCCTGGAATCCGTCTTGGAGGCTGGAGACGCTGGTGACGGCTTTTCTCAGCTTCATGCTCG ATGCGGGGGACGCGGCGACTCATGGGAGCGTCTCGATGAGTTTCGCGCAGCGCCGACGCCTGGCTCTGCAGTCGTTTTCGGAAAACAAAAAACACAAGAACTTTGCCGCCATGTTTCCTGACTTCGTGGACGACTCAAAATAC GACCCTGCGCgcggtttttctctctccggtgTATCGCCGGCTGcagggaagagcgaggcggcatcgaagagaaacgcgataGCTGGTGAACCTCAAGGTTCTCAGCGCGGCCCTCCAACGCAGGAACCGGGCGCCATGCAccgagagagtgagagagctgcggagagaggcgaaggaggacgGAAGGGAGGCTggtgtcgagagagaagcctcgcgacgactctgcttctcgtcctcATCGTGGGCACCAGCGTCGCTGCCCTTCTCTGGCGATTCCGCGCCTTTCTGCAACATGACGATCGGTAG